From a region of the Methylomonas rapida genome:
- a CDS encoding exodeoxyribonuclease III, with protein sequence MRVISLNLNGIRSAASKGFYDWLNQQNADIVCLQELKAQATNMTEPMRQPGDYFGYFHYAEKKGYSGVGIYSKRPADAVIEGLGHADIDAEGRYLEAQFGNLSVISLYLPSGSSGEARQAMKFSVLERFYPHLAELKASGREVLICGDWNIAHRKEDLKNWRGNQKNSGFLPEERAWFSQVLDEQGWIDVYRRLHPDATEACYTWWSNRGQAREKNVGWRIDYQIATPALAATALASQIYKDQRFSDHAPLIIDYTWPSVDCDVSERFLTD encoded by the coding sequence ATGCGCGTCATTTCACTCAACCTGAACGGCATCCGCTCCGCCGCCAGCAAAGGCTTTTACGACTGGCTAAACCAACAAAACGCGGACATCGTCTGCTTGCAAGAACTCAAGGCTCAGGCGACGAACATGACCGAGCCAATGCGGCAACCGGGCGACTACTTCGGTTATTTTCATTACGCGGAAAAAAAGGGGTACAGCGGCGTGGGCATTTACAGCAAACGACCCGCGGACGCCGTGATCGAAGGTTTGGGCCATGCCGACATCGATGCAGAAGGGCGCTATCTGGAAGCGCAATTCGGCAATTTATCGGTCATTTCCCTGTATCTGCCGTCCGGCTCCAGCGGCGAAGCACGGCAGGCCATGAAATTCAGCGTGCTGGAACGTTTCTATCCGCATCTGGCGGAACTCAAGGCCAGCGGCCGCGAAGTACTGATCTGCGGCGACTGGAACATCGCCCACCGCAAGGAAGACTTGAAAAACTGGCGCGGCAATCAGAAAAACTCCGGTTTTTTACCGGAAGAAAGAGCCTGGTTTAGCCAGGTACTGGACGAGCAAGGCTGGATAGACGTCTACCGTCGCCTGCATCCCGACGCCACCGAAGCCTGCTACACCTGGTGGAGCAATCGCGGCCAGGCACGGGAAAAGAATGTCGGCTGGCGCATCGACTATCAAATCGCCACGCCCGCTCTGGCCGCCACCGCGCTTGCCAGCCAGATCTATAAAGACCAGCGCTTCAGCGACCATGCGCCATTGATCATCGACTATACCTGGCCTAGCGTTGATTGTGACGTATCCGAGCGATTTTTAACCGATTGA
- the hslU gene encoding ATP-dependent protease ATPase subunit HslU, with translation MSQMTPREIVSELDKHIIGQAEAKRSVAIALRNRWRRSQVAPELRDEITPKNILMIGPTGVGKTEIARRLARLANAPFIKIEATKFTEVGYVGRDVESIIRDLVDTAVKMTRMSAMEKVQNRAADAAEDRVLDILLPRAEGGMLSETEASTRQKMRKKLREGDLNDKEIEVDVAAPSVGVEIMAPPGMEEMTSQLQGMFQNLGSGRTKTRKLKIKDALKLLQEEEAAKLVNEDEIKQMAVDAVEQHGIVFLDEIDKICKRAEMGGGEVSREGVQRDLLPLVEGSTVSTKYGMIKTDHILFIASGAFHLTKPSDLIPELQGRFPIRVELSALSADDFVRILTEPDASLTEQYQALLATEGVMVSFTEDGIKRIAELGWQVNESVENIGARRLHTILEKLLEEISFNAPDMPDKTVSIDAAYVDAHLGELAADEDLSRYIL, from the coding sequence ATGAGTCAAATGACCCCCAGAGAAATCGTCAGCGAACTGGACAAACACATCATCGGCCAGGCCGAGGCCAAGCGTTCGGTGGCGATTGCGTTGCGCAACCGCTGGCGCCGCAGTCAGGTCGCGCCTGAGCTGCGCGACGAAATCACGCCGAAAAACATTCTGATGATAGGCCCGACCGGCGTCGGCAAGACCGAAATCGCCCGCCGCCTGGCCAGATTGGCCAATGCGCCGTTCATCAAGATCGAAGCCACTAAATTTACCGAAGTGGGGTATGTTGGCCGCGACGTGGAATCCATCATTCGTGATCTGGTCGATACCGCGGTCAAGATGACCCGGATGTCGGCGATGGAAAAGGTGCAAAACCGTGCTGCCGACGCCGCCGAGGATAGGGTATTGGATATTTTGTTGCCGCGCGCCGAAGGCGGTATGTTGTCGGAAACCGAGGCATCGACCCGGCAGAAAATGCGCAAGAAATTGCGCGAAGGCGATCTGAACGACAAGGAAATTGAAGTCGATGTCGCCGCGCCATCGGTGGGCGTGGAAATCATGGCGCCGCCGGGCATGGAAGAAATGACCAGTCAGTTGCAGGGCATGTTCCAAAATCTCGGCAGCGGCCGCACCAAAACCCGCAAGCTGAAGATCAAGGATGCCTTGAAATTGTTGCAGGAAGAAGAAGCCGCCAAACTGGTCAACGAGGACGAAATCAAGCAAATGGCCGTGGATGCAGTCGAGCAGCATGGCATCGTGTTTCTGGATGAAATCGACAAGATTTGCAAGCGCGCGGAAATGGGCGGCGGTGAAGTGTCCCGCGAAGGCGTGCAGCGTGACTTGCTGCCGCTGGTCGAGGGCAGCACGGTCAGCACTAAATACGGCATGATCAAGACCGACCATATTCTGTTCATCGCTTCCGGGGCGTTTCATCTGACCAAGCCGTCCGATTTGATTCCCGAGCTACAGGGCCGTTTTCCGATTCGGGTTGAATTGAGCGCGTTGAGTGCCGATGACTTCGTGCGCATCCTGACCGAGCCCGATGCGTCGTTGACCGAGCAATATCAGGCGTTGCTGGCGACCGAAGGCGTTATGGTCAGTTTCACCGAAGATGGCATCAAGCGTATCGCGGAACTGGGTTGGCAGGTCAATGAAAGCGTGGAAAACATTGGCGCCAGACGCTTGCACACCATATTGGAAAAACTGTTGGAGGAAATCTCTTTCAACGCACCGGACATGCCGGATAAAACCGTCAGCATCGATGCTGCCTATGTCGATGCCCATTTGGGCGAACTGGCGGCCGACGAAGATTTGAGCCGCTATATCCTGTAA
- a CDS encoding gamma-butyrobetaine hydroxylase-like domain-containing protein: MRLKITPCGHLPTEIKLHQVSALLEVHFDDGSIFEMPAEYLRVYTQSAEAVGHGPGQETLQIGKEDVTITDVRPVGNYAIALTFSDGHDSGIYSWDLLYKLGSEFPLLWSQYLETLKAAGISRKSSLQH, encoded by the coding sequence ATGCGCCTGAAAATTACCCCTTGCGGTCACCTGCCGACCGAAATCAAACTGCATCAGGTATCGGCGCTGCTGGAAGTGCATTTCGACGATGGCAGCATCTTCGAAATGCCGGCCGAATATCTCAGGGTCTATACCCAGTCCGCCGAAGCGGTGGGGCACGGCCCTGGCCAGGAAACCCTGCAAATCGGCAAGGAAGACGTCACGATCACCGATGTCCGGCCGGTCGGCAATTACGCGATTGCGTTGACCTTCAGCGACGGCCATGACAGCGGTATTTATTCCTGGGATTTACTGTACAAGCTGGGCTCGGAATTTCCGTTGTTGTGGTCGCAATACCTGGAAACTCTGAAGGCGGCCGGCATCAGCCGTAAATCTTCTCTACAACATTAA
- the hslV gene encoding ATP-dependent protease subunit HslV, which yields MSIELRGTTILAVRRGDKVVIGGDGQVTLGNTVMKGNARKVRRLYHDKVIAGFAGATADAFTLFEHFEGKLEKHRGNLMRAAVEMAKDWRTDRALRKLEALLIIADAKSLLTISGNGDVIEPEGDFMAIGSGGAFAQSAARALLENTELSAREIVEKALNIAADICIYTNHNLRIEELATEAVAPEKE from the coding sequence ATGAGCATAGAACTAAGAGGTACCACGATTCTGGCCGTGCGGCGTGGAGACAAAGTCGTTATCGGCGGTGACGGTCAGGTGACTTTAGGTAATACTGTCATGAAAGGCAATGCCCGCAAGGTCAGAAGACTGTATCACGACAAAGTCATTGCCGGTTTCGCGGGCGCTACCGCCGACGCGTTCACCTTGTTCGAACATTTCGAAGGCAAGCTGGAAAAGCATCGCGGTAACTTGATGCGCGCGGCCGTGGAAATGGCCAAGGACTGGCGCACCGATCGCGCCTTGCGCAAACTCGAAGCCTTGTTGATTATCGCCGACGCCAAATCCTTGTTGACGATTTCCGGTAACGGCGATGTGATCGAACCCGAGGGCGATTTCATGGCCATCGGTTCCGGTGGCGCGTTTGCCCAGAGCGCTGCGCGCGCTTTGCTGGAAAATACCGAACTCAGCGCGCGCGAGATTGTCGAAAAGGCCTTGAACATTGCCGCCGACATTTGCATTTACACCAATCACAATTTGCGTATCGAAGAATTGGCGACCGAAGCGGTAGCGCCGGAGAAAGAATAA
- a CDS encoding ubiquinone biosynthesis accessory factor UbiJ: MLNDFLQIKPLLIAALETALNAYLTLDDRLEEYLAPMAGKVLAVHITPFDETLYLAPAHDRIQMLENYAGEVDARLSGSLSALGLMGFSSTPMRSLFKGEVKIEGDTQLAHKVQRLFEKLDIDFEGKLARYTGETFAQRLTGFFRGGRDWTQQALTSFRLNLEEFLQEETRDLPAKAEAELLFQDIDACRSDADRLVARIERLQTTIDQLPSSK; the protein is encoded by the coding sequence ATGCTCAATGATTTTCTGCAAATCAAGCCCTTGCTGATTGCGGCCCTGGAAACCGCATTGAATGCCTATCTGACGCTGGACGATCGCCTGGAAGAGTATCTGGCGCCGATGGCCGGCAAGGTGCTTGCCGTGCATATCACGCCGTTCGATGAAACCCTTTATCTGGCTCCGGCGCATGACCGTATCCAAATGCTGGAAAATTATGCCGGCGAGGTCGATGCCCGTCTGAGCGGTTCGCTGTCCGCCTTGGGCTTGATGGGGTTTAGTTCGACGCCGATGCGCTCGCTGTTCAAGGGCGAAGTTAAAATCGAGGGCGACACCCAGCTGGCGCACAAAGTGCAGCGCTTGTTCGAGAAACTGGACATTGATTTCGAAGGTAAACTGGCTCGCTACACCGGGGAAACTTTTGCTCAACGCTTGACCGGCTTTTTTCGCGGCGGTCGGGATTGGACCCAACAGGCCTTGACCAGTTTTCGCTTGAATCTGGAAGAGTTTCTGCAAGAAGAAACCCGCGATTTGCCCGCTAAGGCCGAAGCCGAGTTGCTGTTCCAGGACATCGATGCCTGTCGTTCCGATGCAGATCGCTTGGTCGCGCGCATCGAACGACTGCAGACTACCATCGATCAGCTCCCCTCATCCAAATAA
- a CDS encoding L,D-transpeptidase family protein, giving the protein MALAELLGACSSHKQVTHKTIPPAIKPQAQASRNLYPLPPPPLGERTVDDILQIYGTYAANKLKPHFAKAKVSYPPKEVTFVALKQERKLELWARDNGDFQFIRNYDIQAASGMSGPKLRQGDKQVPEGIYRIEGLNPNSHYHLSMKINYPNEFDLFHARQEGRTNPGSDIFIHGQDKSIGCLAMGDEAIEELFVLTAQVGAENVKVVIAPHDPRRFALEAAPQQPEWTRELYSLISHEINTLSPAMKSAKIGL; this is encoded by the coding sequence TTGGCCTTGGCGGAATTGCTCGGTGCCTGCTCCAGCCACAAGCAGGTTACCCACAAGACCATCCCGCCTGCCATTAAACCTCAAGCCCAGGCCAGCCGAAACCTGTATCCTCTGCCACCGCCGCCGCTCGGTGAAAGAACCGTGGACGACATTTTGCAAATTTACGGCACCTACGCGGCGAACAAACTCAAACCTCATTTCGCCAAGGCCAAGGTTTCCTATCCCCCGAAAGAAGTTACTTTCGTTGCCCTTAAACAGGAAAGGAAACTGGAGCTCTGGGCTAGAGACAATGGCGATTTTCAGTTCATCCGCAACTACGACATCCAGGCCGCCAGCGGCATGAGCGGCCCCAAATTACGCCAAGGGGACAAGCAGGTTCCAGAGGGAATTTACCGCATCGAGGGCCTGAATCCCAACAGTCATTACCACTTGTCGATGAAAATCAATTACCCCAATGAATTCGACCTTTTCCATGCCCGGCAGGAAGGACGCACGAACCCCGGTTCGGATATTTTTATCCATGGCCAAGACAAATCCATTGGTTGTCTCGCCATGGGCGATGAAGCAATAGAGGAACTTTTCGTCCTCACGGCGCAAGTGGGAGCCGAAAACGTGAAAGTTGTGATTGCGCCGCACGACCCCAGACGCTTCGCCCTGGAGGCCGCCCCTCAACAACCGGAATGGACCCGGGAGCTTTATTCTCTGATCTCACACGAAATAAACACCCTTAGCCCTGCGATGAAGTCGGCAAAAATCGGCTTATAA
- the ubiE gene encoding bifunctional demethylmenaquinone methyltransferase/2-methoxy-6-polyprenyl-1,4-benzoquinol methylase UbiE codes for MTQDNTTHFGFKQVPKHEKVALVRGVFDSVASQYDLMNDLMSLGIHRIWKRIAVQLANVREGDSVLDLAGGTGDLTALYEKRVGSKGQVVLADINAAMLRTGRDRLINRGLAGNIRYAQVNAECLPFADNTFDCVTIGFGLRNVTDKDAALRSMYRVLKPGGRVIVLEFSHPIDPITEKVYDFYSFNLLPKIGAVVAKDEDSYRYLAESIRMHPKQDELKRMMEEAGLERCEYFNMTQGIVAVHRGYKF; via the coding sequence ATGACCCAAGACAACACTACCCATTTCGGTTTCAAACAAGTTCCCAAGCACGAAAAAGTCGCCCTGGTGCGCGGCGTGTTCGATTCGGTCGCCAGTCAGTACGATTTGATGAACGATTTGATGTCGCTCGGTATCCATCGCATCTGGAAACGCATCGCGGTGCAATTGGCCAATGTGCGCGAAGGCGATTCGGTATTGGATCTGGCCGGCGGCACCGGCGATCTGACCGCGTTGTACGAAAAGCGCGTCGGCTCCAAAGGGCAGGTGGTGCTGGCCGACATCAACGCGGCGATGCTGCGCACGGGGCGCGATCGCTTGATCAACCGCGGCCTGGCCGGCAACATCCGTTACGCCCAGGTCAACGCGGAATGTCTGCCGTTCGCCGACAATACCTTCGACTGCGTGACGATAGGCTTTGGCCTGCGCAACGTCACCGACAAGGATGCGGCCTTGCGTTCGATGTATCGGGTATTGAAACCGGGCGGCCGCGTGATCGTGCTGGAGTTTTCCCATCCGATCGATCCGATCACCGAAAAAGTCTACGATTTTTATTCGTTCAATTTGCTGCCGAAAATCGGCGCCGTGGTGGCCAAGGACGAAGACAGCTACCGCTATCTGGCCGAATCGATCCGCATGCATCCCAAACAGGATGAACTGAAACGCATGATGGAAGAAGCCGGGCTGGAACGCTGCGAGTATTTCAACATGACGCAAGGTATCGTCGCCGTGCACCGGGGTTATAAGTTTTAA
- a CDS encoding Uma2 family endonuclease produces MPLKHAHDFISEAEYLQGEMLAEIRHEYIDGEVFAMAGTSRNHNILTVNVARLLGDVTADGPCFTFSSEIKVRTERCFFYPDVMVVCDDDDGDDYYTEKPKLIVEVMSKSTRRMDKTTKLAAYKTLPSLLEYVLIEQDHVEIEIFRRSQNWFAEHYFLGDALELESVGLTVYVADIYRRVDNEDMRDYLQQLQEQAS; encoded by the coding sequence ATGCCATTGAAACACGCGCACGACTTCATTAGCGAGGCAGAGTATCTGCAAGGCGAAATGCTGGCGGAGATTCGCCATGAGTATATCGATGGTGAAGTATTTGCGATGGCGGGTACCAGTCGAAACCATAATATCCTGACTGTTAATGTAGCCAGGTTACTGGGGGATGTTACGGCTGACGGTCCCTGTTTTACCTTTTCGTCGGAAATCAAAGTCAGAACCGAACGTTGTTTCTTTTATCCCGATGTCATGGTGGTCTGCGACGATGATGATGGCGATGATTATTACACCGAAAAACCGAAACTGATCGTCGAGGTCATGTCCAAATCAACGCGGCGCATGGACAAAACTACCAAACTGGCGGCTTATAAAACCCTGCCCAGTTTGCTGGAATATGTGTTGATCGAGCAGGATCACGTCGAAATCGAAATATTCCGCCGCTCGCAAAACTGGTTTGCCGAGCATTATTTTCTGGGCGACGCGCTCGAACTCGAATCGGTCGGCTTGACCGTCTATGTGGCCGACATTTACCGCCGGGTCGACAACGAAGACATGCGCGACTACCTACAACAATTGCAAGAGCAGGCCAGCTGA
- a CDS encoding DUF4410 domain-containing protein encodes MHWLVGGLVLTCATLGCQTHSASDKALGAVEIRNEQLKAPWPDARPTIVYVCDFSLDAANFKENQGIGDRLPGQRLQRLEQHLPLSMANSDPGQQVEKIVAEMSQNLIKSLKDKGFMAERLANPNISLLPRAGWLLQGVFTEVDEGNRLKRATIGFGQGATHMEVQIAVSDLASANPREPFIVFGTVKDPKKMPGAIVSMNPYVAAAKFVMEKNATEKDIKKTAEQIVEEMLKNFASASKPR; translated from the coding sequence ATGCACTGGCTTGTTGGCGGGTTGGTGCTGACATGCGCAACCCTGGGTTGCCAGACGCATTCAGCCTCCGATAAGGCTTTGGGCGCGGTTGAGATTCGGAATGAACAGCTGAAAGCCCCATGGCCAGACGCGCGGCCGACTATTGTGTATGTCTGCGACTTTAGTCTGGACGCTGCCAATTTCAAGGAAAACCAAGGCATCGGCGACAGGTTGCCCGGCCAGAGGTTGCAGCGGCTTGAGCAGCATTTGCCTCTGTCGATGGCGAATTCCGACCCTGGGCAACAGGTTGAAAAAATCGTTGCCGAGATGAGTCAAAATTTGATCAAAAGCCTGAAAGACAAAGGTTTCATGGCGGAGCGGCTTGCTAATCCAAATATCTCCCTGTTGCCTCGCGCCGGCTGGTTGCTGCAAGGCGTGTTTACCGAAGTGGATGAAGGTAATCGGTTGAAACGCGCCACGATCGGTTTCGGCCAAGGGGCAACCCACATGGAGGTTCAGATTGCCGTCAGCGACTTGGCCAGTGCCAACCCGCGAGAACCCTTCATTGTGTTTGGCACCGTCAAAGACCCCAAGAAAATGCCTGGTGCCATCGTCAGCATGAACCCCTATGTGGCGGCTGCCAAGTTCGTGATGGAGAAAAATGCCACGGAAAAAGACATCAAAAAGACGGCTGAACAAATCGTCGAGGAAATGCTGAAAAATTTCGCATCCGCCAGCAAACCCAGATGA
- a CDS encoding 2-isopropylmalate synthase: MKDKLIIFDTTLRDGEQSPGASMTRDEKVRIARALERMRVDVIEAGFPAASQGDFEAVQAVADAIKDSTVCGLARALDKDIDRAGEALKGAKSSRIHTFIATSPIHMAKKLNMQPDQVIEYAVRAVKRARQYTDNVEFSPEDAGRSEEDFLCRILEAVIDAGATTLNIPDTVGYSMPQQFGATIANLINRIPNSDKAIFSVHCHNDLGLAVANSLSAVMNGARQVECTINGLGERAGNASLEEVVMAVRTRQDFFPCDTGLDAREIVACSKLVSSITGFPVQPNKAIVGANAFAHESGIHQDGVLKNRETYEIMRAEDVGWSTNRMVLGKHSGRNAFKTRMAELGVEFAGEAELNDAFYRFKQLADKKHDIFDEDLQALISEQSFEAEDEHIKLVALKVCSETGEVPNATVTILVDGKELTGTAEGGGAVDASLKAIESLVKTGATLALYSVNNITTGTDAQGEVTVRLESAGRIVNGSGADTDIVIASAKAYINAVNKLQSPDKRQHPQKGDV; this comes from the coding sequence ATGAAAGACAAATTGATTATTTTTGATACGACCTTGCGCGATGGCGAGCAAAGTCCGGGTGCGTCGATGACGCGTGATGAAAAAGTCCGGATTGCCCGCGCCCTGGAGCGCATGCGGGTGGACGTGATCGAAGCCGGTTTTCCAGCCGCCAGCCAGGGCGACTTCGAGGCGGTGCAAGCCGTCGCCGACGCGATCAAGGACAGCACGGTGTGCGGTTTGGCCCGGGCCCTGGACAAGGACATCGATCGGGCCGGCGAAGCCTTGAAGGGCGCGAAAAGCTCGCGTATCCACACCTTCATCGCCACGTCGCCGATTCATATGGCGAAGAAACTGAACATGCAGCCGGATCAGGTTATCGAGTATGCGGTGCGTGCGGTGAAACGGGCGCGGCAATATACCGACAACGTCGAATTCTCGCCGGAAGATGCCGGTCGATCCGAAGAAGATTTCTTGTGCCGGATTTTGGAAGCGGTGATCGACGCCGGCGCCACCACGCTGAACATTCCGGACACGGTCGGCTACAGCATGCCGCAACAGTTCGGCGCGACGATCGCCAATCTGATCAACCGGATACCGAACTCGGACAAGGCGATTTTCTCGGTGCATTGTCATAACGACTTGGGCCTGGCGGTGGCCAACTCGTTGTCGGCTGTGATGAACGGCGCCCGTCAGGTCGAATGCACGATCAACGGCCTGGGCGAGCGTGCCGGCAATGCTTCGTTGGAAGAGGTGGTGATGGCCGTGCGCACGCGGCAGGATTTCTTTCCCTGCGATACCGGTTTGGATGCCCGCGAGATCGTCGCCTGTTCCAAATTGGTGTCATCGATTACCGGTTTCCCGGTACAGCCTAACAAGGCCATCGTCGGCGCCAATGCCTTCGCCCATGAATCCGGCATTCATCAGGACGGTGTATTGAAAAACCGCGAGACTTACGAAATCATGCGGGCAGAGGATGTGGGCTGGAGTACCAATCGCATGGTATTGGGCAAGCATTCCGGTCGTAACGCGTTCAAGACGCGCATGGCGGAATTGGGCGTGGAATTCGCCGGCGAAGCCGAGCTGAACGATGCGTTTTACCGTTTCAAGCAACTGGCCGACAAGAAACACGATATTTTCGACGAGGATTTACAGGCCTTGATTTCGGAACAAAGCTTCGAAGCCGAAGACGAGCACATCAAATTGGTGGCGTTGAAAGTGTGTTCCGAGACCGGTGAGGTACCGAATGCGACCGTGACCATTCTGGTCGATGGCAAGGAATTGACCGGTACGGCGGAAGGTGGCGGCGCGGTCGATGCCAGCCTGAAAGCCATTGAGAGCTTGGTGAAAACAGGCGCCACCCTGGCTTTGTATTCGGTCAACAACATCACCACGGGGACAGACGCTCAGGGCGAAGTGACCGTCAGGTTGGAAAGCGCTGGCCGCATCGTCAACGGTTCCGGGGCCGATACCGATATCGTGATCGCCTCGGCCAAAGCCTATATCAATGCGGTCAACAAACTGCAAAGCCCGGACAAAAGACAGCATCCGCAAAAAGGTGACGTCTAA
- the ubiB gene encoding ubiquinone biosynthesis regulatory protein kinase UbiB gives MIRPKILMRLIHINWVMMSHGLDEIVLKTHLFRPIRFLAVFSPTYWLRKPTESRGVRIRRTLEDLGPIYVKFGQTLSTRKDLLPEDIAEELVKLQDRVPPFPAETARAIIEEQLGQSIEAAFDEFDPQPLASASVAQVHTATLKTGEKVIVKVLRPDIEGKIYSDVGLLYELARLAERFWSDARRLRASEVVAEFEKTILDELDLQREAANASAIRNNFKNSDSLYIPEIHWPLCRRKVLVMERIYGVPIGDIQALRDGKADFKKLAERGVEIFFTQVFRDNFFHADMHPGNIFVDLPDKYLAVDFGIVGSLSDSDQRYLAENFLAFFNHDYRKVARMHIESGWVPATTRIEEFEAAIRSVCEPIFEKPLKDISFGLLLLRLFQTARRFDMVVQPQLVLLQKTLLNIEGLGRQLYPDLDLWQTAKPFLENWFKQRLGPAAKVKELMGKLPEITEQLPEIPNLIFQALQSNAQMQQHMQLQHQEMALLRKQLRRNNRRTLWAMLTSAAMIAAAMLMQSPLFHG, from the coding sequence GTGATTCGCCCTAAAATTCTCATGCGCCTGATTCATATCAATTGGGTCATGATGTCTCATGGTTTGGATGAGATTGTGCTCAAAACGCACTTGTTTCGGCCGATTCGTTTCCTGGCCGTTTTTTCGCCGACCTATTGGTTGCGCAAGCCCACGGAATCCCGCGGTGTCCGTATTCGCCGTACCCTGGAAGACCTGGGGCCGATTTACGTCAAATTTGGGCAGACCTTGTCCACCCGTAAGGATTTATTGCCGGAAGACATCGCCGAGGAATTGGTCAAATTACAGGACAGGGTGCCGCCATTTCCAGCGGAAACCGCGCGGGCGATAATCGAGGAGCAATTGGGACAAAGCATAGAAGCGGCTTTCGACGAATTCGATCCTCAGCCTTTAGCCTCCGCTTCGGTAGCGCAGGTTCATACCGCTACACTCAAAACGGGCGAAAAAGTCATCGTCAAAGTCTTGCGGCCGGACATCGAAGGCAAGATTTATTCCGATGTCGGTTTGCTGTACGAACTGGCGCGGCTGGCCGAACGTTTCTGGAGCGATGCCAGACGCTTGCGTGCCTCGGAAGTCGTAGCGGAATTCGAAAAAACCATACTGGATGAACTGGACCTGCAGCGTGAAGCCGCCAATGCCAGCGCGATTCGCAATAACTTCAAAAATTCGGATTCCCTCTACATCCCGGAAATCCATTGGCCCTTATGCCGGCGCAAGGTGCTGGTGATGGAGCGCATATATGGCGTGCCGATTGGCGACATTCAAGCCTTGCGCGATGGTAAGGCTGATTTCAAGAAACTGGCCGAGCGCGGGGTGGAAATCTTTTTTACCCAGGTGTTTCGCGACAATTTTTTTCATGCCGATATGCATCCAGGCAATATTTTCGTCGATCTGCCGGACAAATATCTGGCGGTGGATTTTGGCATCGTCGGCAGCTTGTCCGATTCCGATCAACGCTATCTGGCCGAGAATTTCCTGGCGTTTTTCAATCATGATTACCGTAAGGTCGCGCGCATGCACATCGAATCCGGTTGGGTGCCTGCCACGACCCGGATAGAAGAGTTCGAGGCCGCGATTCGCAGCGTCTGCGAGCCCATCTTTGAAAAACCGCTGAAGGATATTTCGTTTGGCCTGTTGCTGTTACGCTTGTTCCAAACCGCGCGCCGTTTCGATATGGTGGTGCAGCCGCAATTGGTATTGCTGCAGAAAACCTTGTTGAACATCGAGGGCCTGGGGCGTCAGCTCTATCCCGATCTGGACTTGTGGCAAACCGCCAAGCCGTTCCTGGAGAATTGGTTCAAGCAACGCCTGGGACCGGCGGCGAAGGTAAAGGAGCTAATGGGTAAATTGCCGGAAATCACCGAGCAGTTGCCCGAAATTCCGAATTTGATATTCCAGGCCTTGCAAAGCAATGCTCAAATGCAGCAGCACATGCAACTGCAGCATCAAGAAATGGCGCTATTGCGTAAGCAGTTGCGGCGTAACAACAGAAGAACGCTATGGGCGATGCTGACTAGCGCGGCGATGATCGCCGCGGCGATGCTCATGCAATCGCCCTTGTTCCATGGCTAA